A single window of Drosophila suzukii chromosome 3, CBGP_Dsuzu_IsoJpt1.0, whole genome shotgun sequence DNA harbors:
- the Srrm234 gene encoding serine/arginine repetitive matrix protein 2 isoform X9, which yields MYNGIGLTTPRGSGTNGHVQRNWACVRPGKKDKDYRAEDDTKKLDAQLNRPPNKEILDHDRKRKIEVKCLEFEEILEKQGRTPEEIKTQVDSFRQKLMGQGKTDLAKDEFGRVAARDTHQIAEAQQQKNAKLREAFNISEYFVEGSSFDSDRKAKEDLAKSVALQKELDAQRESLAAAAAAAAAGKDKETGKRYALVRTPSRERERERDRDGGDAVASGDEREHVSKSDKKKRKKRARESSASPERKKDKKKKSKKHKKESKSKKKKSRKRKHSESGRDSDKDSDEEDDSSEEDRRESKSARKKAKKDKKKRDKKLKKKSRARASSTDSERSNSPSRKENKSDKSRGVKASKSDEKTSQQDKATTRSRSRERRKDTKARPQESSIDSRRHRSRERSAVTPPRKEPERRERSKDRQRSKERQRSRERLRSKERLRSRERQRSKERQRSKERQRSKERQRSKSKERQRSKDRQRSKERQRSKERQRSKDRQRSTERHRSKDKKQSVDKRRDRSKDRSKEKQRSNERQRSKERPLSKDRQGVKERQRSKERQHSKERQRSKERQRSRERQRSKDRQRSKERQRSKDRQRSKERQRSRDRPAKESRPTNSPKERSPKKKDDRRQRSPSNASRKRTDDTKLSRNSRSQSPAHSPEAPPKKTVPTPAFNPFKAAEDTVNDILGTKSVMVALEQTKRQRAASSSSSDSDSSSSSSSASRTPSPKPTPKKTKKRSRTPEPKEVKKEASPKKERRRSVKRERSNSPQVVKSKNKLVDPSPKPARRRSRSSSSELRYSPAERHPERYQDIIQDKKRPSKAREAPSTKPAPVVRLRAQSDDGSDAETGVDGTALEEFQQSRREREEQQELRMLEQLKSGIAAKAKQKIRIMEKDPAKEGSEPLVAALADSSLVDAIVSKVSTATVAAAAAAESAARRSRSRERRSRSRSKRRTSGSHHRHHSSSRSRSRYSSSSSRSGSRSSRSRSGSHSSRSSCSSHSSSGSSSSGSGSASSQSGSRSPSIPRRRGSPSFLDRRRITSRRSPRNKRR from the exons ATGTACAACGGCATTGGACTGACCACGCCCCGTGGCTCCGGCACAAACGGACACGTGCAGCGAAACTGGGCGTGTGTGCGTCCCGGGAAGAAGGACAAGGACTACCGCGCCGAGGACGACACCAAGAAGCTGGACGCCCAGCTGAACAGGCCGCCCAACAAGGAGATCCTGGACCACGACCGTAAGCGCAAGATCGAAGTCAAGTGCCTGGAATTCGAGGAGATTCTCGAGAAGCAGGG ACGCACACCGGAGGAAATCAAGACGCAGGTGGACTCCTTCCGCCAGAAGTTGATGGGACAGGGCAAAACAGATCTGGCAAAGGATGAATTTGGACGCGTAGC CGCTCGCGACACCCATCAAATAGCTGAGGCTCAGCAGCAGAAGAACGCAAAGCTGCGCGAGGCCTTTAACATATCCGAGTACTTCGTGGAGGGCAGCAGCTTCGACAGCGATCGCAAGGCAAAGGAGGACCTGGCCAAAAGCGTGGCTCTGCAAAAGGAACTGGACGCCCAGCGCGAGAGCCTCGCGGCGGCGGCAGCTGCCGCAGCAGCAGGCAAGGACAAGGAGACCGGGAAGCGCTATGCCCTAGTGCGCACTCCCTCCCGCGAACGGGAGCGGGAACGCGATCGCGATGGAGGCGATGCAGTGGCCAGCGGGGATGAGCGCGAGCATGTCTCCAAGTCGGACAAGAAGAAGCGCAAGAAGCGCGCCAGAGAGAG TTCGGCCAGTCCTGAGCGCAAGAAGGACAAGAAGAAAAAGTCGAAGAAGCACAAGAAAGAGAG TAAGTCGAAGAAGAAAAAGTCGCGTAAGCGCAAGCACAGCGAGAGTGGCCGGGATAGCGACAAGGATAGCGATGAGGAGGACGACAGCAGCGAGGAGGATCGGCGCGAGTCGAAGAGTGCCCGCAAGAAAGCCAAGAAGGACAAG AAAAAACGCGACAAGAAGCTGAAAAAGAAGTCACGCGCCCGTGCCAGCTCGACGGATTCGGAGCGCTCAAA CTCTCCATCACGGAAGGAGAACAAGTCGGACAAGTCGCGTGGGGTTAAGGCTTCCAAGTCCGATGAGAAGACTTCGCAGCAGGACAAGGCGACAACGCGCAGCCGTTCTCGAGAGCGTCGCAAGGATACAAAAGCCAGGCCGCAGGAATCCTCCATAGACAGTCGACGTCACAGGTCGAGAGAACGGTCTGCGGTTACCCCACCACGCAAGGAGCCGGAAAGGCGAGAGCGCTCAAAGGACAGGCAGAGGTCCAAGGAAAGACAGCGATCGAGGGAAAGACTGCGTTCTAAGGAAAGATTGCGGTCTAGGGAAAGACAGCGATCCAAGGAGAGACAGAGATCCAAGGAAAGACAGCGGTCCAAAGAAAGACAGCGATCCAAGTCCAAGGAAAGACAGAGAAGCAAGGATAGACAACGATCCAAGGAAAGACAGCGATCCAAGGAGAGACAGAGGTCCAAGGATAGACAAAGATCCACGGAAAGGCACAGGTCCAAGGATAAAAAACAATCGGTGGACAAAAGGCGAGACAGGTCCAAGGATCGATCAAAGGAAAAGCAGAGGTCCAACGAGAGGCAACGATCAAAAGAAAGGCCGCTATCCAAGGATAGGCAAGGAGTAAAGGAAAGGCAACGCTCCAAGGAAAGGCAACACTCCAAAGAAAGGCAACGCTCCAAGGAGAGGCAACGATCAAGGGAACGTCAACGCTCCAAGGACAGGCAACGCTCCAAGGAGCGGCAGCGCTCCAAGGACAGGCAACGCTCCAAGGAACGGCAGCGCTCCAGGGATCGCCCAGCCAAGGAATCCCGGCCCACAAACTCGCCCAAGGAGCGAAGCCCCAAAAAGAAGGACGACCGCCGTCAACGATCGCCATCCAATGCGAGCAGGAAGCGAACCGATGACACCAAGTTAAGCCGCAATTCCCGATCCCAATCGCCAGCCCATTCCCCAGAGGCGCCGCCCAAGAAGACGGTTCCGACGCCAGCCTTCAATCCCTTCAAGGCCGCCGAAGACACAGTGAACGATATTCTGGGCACAAAGTCGGTGATGGTGGCCCTGGAGCAGACCAAGCGACAGAGGGCGGCTTCCAGCTCTAGCTCGGATTCCGATAGCTCTAGTAGTAGTTCGTCTGCCTCTCGGACGCCATCACCCAAGCCCACtcccaaaaaaacaaaaaagaggAGTAGGACACCAGAGCCGAAAGAGGTAAAGAAGGAAGCTAGTCCCAAGAAAGAGCGCCGCAGGAGTGTGAAGCGGGAGCGTTCGAACTCCCCGCAGGTAGTGAAGTCAAAGAACAAGCTGGTTGATCCGAGTCCCAAACCAGCGAGGCGTCGTTCCCGCTCAAGTTCCTCGGAGTTGCGATACTCGCCTGCCGAACGGCATCCGGAGCGCTACCAGGACATTATCCAGGACAAGAAGCGGCCGTCCAAGGCTAGGGAAGCCCCATCCACGAAACCTGCACCAGTGGTCCGGTTAAGGGCACAAAGCGACGACGGAAGCGATGCCGAAACAGGAGTGGATGGCACCGCTTTGGAGGAATTCCAGCAGAGTAGGCGGGAGCGCGAGGAGCAGCAGGAACTTCGCATGCTGGAGCAGCTAAAGTCGGGGATCGCGGCCAAGGCCAAGCAGAAGATCAGGATCATGGAAAAGGACCCGGCCAAAGAGGGCAGCGAA CCCCTAGTCGCGGCGCTCGCGGACAGTTCGCTGGTGGACGCCATCGTCTCCAAGGTATCCACGGCCACCGTggcggcggcagcggcggcggaGAGTGCGGCTCGCAGGAGCAGGAGTCGGGAGCGCAGGAGCCGGAGTCGCAGCAAGCGGCGCACGAGCGGAAGCCATCATCGCCATCACTCCAGCAGCCGCTCGAGATC GCGGTACAGCTCATCCAGCAGTCGGAGCGGATCGCGCAGTTCCAGGTCCCGCTCCGGGTCGCACTCCTCCCGCTCCAGCTGCTCCTCGCACAGCAGCTCGGGCAGCTCCTCCTCCGGCAGCGGCTCCGCATCATCACAGTCCGGCTCCCGGTCACCCTCCATCCCCAGGCGTCGCGGCTCGCCCAGCTTTCTGGACAGACGTCGCATAACGAG CCGTCGATCGCCACGCAACAAAAGACGCTAG
- the Srrm234 gene encoding serine/arginine repetitive matrix protein 2 isoform X8, whose product MYNGIGLTTPRGSGTNGHVQRNWACVRPGKKDKDYRAEDDTKKLDAQLNRPPNKEILDHDRKRKIEVKCLEFEEILEKQGRTPEEIKTQVDSFRQKLMGQGKTDLAKDEFGRVAARDTHQIAEAQQQKNAKLREAFNISEYFVEGSSFDSDRKAKEDLAKSVALQKELDAQRESLAAAAAAAAAGKDKETGKRYALVRTPSRERERERDRDGGDAVASGDEREHVSKSDKKKRKKRARESSASPERKKDKKKKSKKHKKESKSKKKKSRKRKHSESGRDSDKDSDEEDDSSEEDRRESKSARKKAKKDKDSFQWLSCSFKKRDKKLKKKSRARASSTDSERSNSPSRKENKSDKSRGVKASKSDEKTSQQDKATTRSRSRERRKDTKARPQESSIDSRRHRSRERSAVTPPRKEPERRERSKDRQRSKERQRSRERLRSKERLRSRERQRSKERQRSKERQRSKERQRSKSKERQRSKDRQRSKERQRSKERQRSKDRQRSTERHRSKDKKQSVDKRRDRSKDRSKEKQRSNERQRSKERPLSKDRQGVKERQRSKERQHSKERQRSKERQRSRERQRSKDRQRSKERQRSKDRQRSKERQRSRDRPAKESRPTNSPKERSPKKKDDRRQRSPSNASRKRTDDTKLSRNSRSQSPAHSPEAPPKKTVPTPAFNPFKAAEDTVNDILGTKSVMVALEQTKRQRAASSSSSDSDSSSSSSSASRTPSPKPTPKKTKKRSRTPEPKEVKKEASPKKERRRSVKRERSNSPQVVKSKNKLVDPSPKPARRRSRSSSSELRYSPAERHPERYQDIIQDKKRPSKAREAPSTKPAPVVRLRAQSDDGSDAETGVDGTALEEFQQSRREREEQQELRMLEQLKSGIAAKAKQKIRIMEKDPAKEGSEPLVAALADSSLVDAIVSKVSTATVAAAAAAESAARRSRSRERRSRSRSKRRTSGSHHRHHSSSRSRSRYSSSSSRSGSRSSRSRSGSHSSRSSCSSHSSSGSSSSGSGSASSQSGSRSPSIPRRRGSPSFLDRRRITSRRSPRNKRR is encoded by the exons ATGTACAACGGCATTGGACTGACCACGCCCCGTGGCTCCGGCACAAACGGACACGTGCAGCGAAACTGGGCGTGTGTGCGTCCCGGGAAGAAGGACAAGGACTACCGCGCCGAGGACGACACCAAGAAGCTGGACGCCCAGCTGAACAGGCCGCCCAACAAGGAGATCCTGGACCACGACCGTAAGCGCAAGATCGAAGTCAAGTGCCTGGAATTCGAGGAGATTCTCGAGAAGCAGGG ACGCACACCGGAGGAAATCAAGACGCAGGTGGACTCCTTCCGCCAGAAGTTGATGGGACAGGGCAAAACAGATCTGGCAAAGGATGAATTTGGACGCGTAGC CGCTCGCGACACCCATCAAATAGCTGAGGCTCAGCAGCAGAAGAACGCAAAGCTGCGCGAGGCCTTTAACATATCCGAGTACTTCGTGGAGGGCAGCAGCTTCGACAGCGATCGCAAGGCAAAGGAGGACCTGGCCAAAAGCGTGGCTCTGCAAAAGGAACTGGACGCCCAGCGCGAGAGCCTCGCGGCGGCGGCAGCTGCCGCAGCAGCAGGCAAGGACAAGGAGACCGGGAAGCGCTATGCCCTAGTGCGCACTCCCTCCCGCGAACGGGAGCGGGAACGCGATCGCGATGGAGGCGATGCAGTGGCCAGCGGGGATGAGCGCGAGCATGTCTCCAAGTCGGACAAGAAGAAGCGCAAGAAGCGCGCCAGAGAGAG TTCGGCCAGTCCTGAGCGCAAGAAGGACAAGAAGAAAAAGTCGAAGAAGCACAAGAAAGAGAG TAAGTCGAAGAAGAAAAAGTCGCGTAAGCGCAAGCACAGCGAGAGTGGCCGGGATAGCGACAAGGATAGCGATGAGGAGGACGACAGCAGCGAGGAGGATCGGCGCGAGTCGAAGAGTGCCCGCAAGAAAGCCAAGAAGGACAAG GATAGCTTTCAATGGCTCTCTTGTAGTTTT AAAAAACGCGACAAGAAGCTGAAAAAGAAGTCACGCGCCCGTGCCAGCTCGACGGATTCGGAGCGCTCAAA CTCTCCATCACGGAAGGAGAACAAGTCGGACAAGTCGCGTGGGGTTAAGGCTTCCAAGTCCGATGAGAAGACTTCGCAGCAGGACAAGGCGACAACGCGCAGCCGTTCTCGAGAGCGTCGCAAGGATACAAAAGCCAGGCCGCAGGAATCCTCCATAGACAGTCGACGTCACAGGTCGAGAGAACGGTCTGCGGTTACCCCACCACGCAAGGAGCCGGAAAGGCGAGAGCGCTCAAAGGACAGGCAGAGGTCCAAGGAAAGACAGCGATCGAGGGAAAGACTGCGTTCTAAGGAAAGATTGCGGTCTAGGGAAAGACAGCGATCCAAGGAGAGACAGAGATCCAAGGAAAGACAGCGGTCCAAAGAAAGACAGCGATCCAAGTCCAAGGAAAGACAGAGAAGCAAGGATAGACAACGATCCAAGGAAAGACAGCGATCCAAGGAGAGACAGAGGTCCAAGGATAGACAAAGATCCACGGAAAGGCACAGGTCCAAGGATAAAAAACAATCGGTGGACAAAAGGCGAGACAGGTCCAAGGATCGATCAAAGGAAAAGCAGAGGTCCAACGAGAGGCAACGATCAAAAGAAAGGCCGCTATCCAAGGATAGGCAAGGAGTAAAGGAAAGGCAACGCTCCAAGGAAAGGCAACACTCCAAAGAAAGGCAACGCTCCAAGGAGAGGCAACGATCAAGGGAACGTCAACGCTCCAAGGACAGGCAACGCTCCAAGGAGCGGCAGCGCTCCAAGGACAGGCAACGCTCCAAGGAACGGCAGCGCTCCAGGGATCGCCCAGCCAAGGAATCCCGGCCCACAAACTCGCCCAAGGAGCGAAGCCCCAAAAAGAAGGACGACCGCCGTCAACGATCGCCATCCAATGCGAGCAGGAAGCGAACCGATGACACCAAGTTAAGCCGCAATTCCCGATCCCAATCGCCAGCCCATTCCCCAGAGGCGCCGCCCAAGAAGACGGTTCCGACGCCAGCCTTCAATCCCTTCAAGGCCGCCGAAGACACAGTGAACGATATTCTGGGCACAAAGTCGGTGATGGTGGCCCTGGAGCAGACCAAGCGACAGAGGGCGGCTTCCAGCTCTAGCTCGGATTCCGATAGCTCTAGTAGTAGTTCGTCTGCCTCTCGGACGCCATCACCCAAGCCCACtcccaaaaaaacaaaaaagaggAGTAGGACACCAGAGCCGAAAGAGGTAAAGAAGGAAGCTAGTCCCAAGAAAGAGCGCCGCAGGAGTGTGAAGCGGGAGCGTTCGAACTCCCCGCAGGTAGTGAAGTCAAAGAACAAGCTGGTTGATCCGAGTCCCAAACCAGCGAGGCGTCGTTCCCGCTCAAGTTCCTCGGAGTTGCGATACTCGCCTGCCGAACGGCATCCGGAGCGCTACCAGGACATTATCCAGGACAAGAAGCGGCCGTCCAAGGCTAGGGAAGCCCCATCCACGAAACCTGCACCAGTGGTCCGGTTAAGGGCACAAAGCGACGACGGAAGCGATGCCGAAACAGGAGTGGATGGCACCGCTTTGGAGGAATTCCAGCAGAGTAGGCGGGAGCGCGAGGAGCAGCAGGAACTTCGCATGCTGGAGCAGCTAAAGTCGGGGATCGCGGCCAAGGCCAAGCAGAAGATCAGGATCATGGAAAAGGACCCGGCCAAAGAGGGCAGCGAA CCCCTAGTCGCGGCGCTCGCGGACAGTTCGCTGGTGGACGCCATCGTCTCCAAGGTATCCACGGCCACCGTggcggcggcagcggcggcggaGAGTGCGGCTCGCAGGAGCAGGAGTCGGGAGCGCAGGAGCCGGAGTCGCAGCAAGCGGCGCACGAGCGGAAGCCATCATCGCCATCACTCCAGCAGCCGCTCGAGATC GCGGTACAGCTCATCCAGCAGTCGGAGCGGATCGCGCAGTTCCAGGTCCCGCTCCGGGTCGCACTCCTCCCGCTCCAGCTGCTCCTCGCACAGCAGCTCGGGCAGCTCCTCCTCCGGCAGCGGCTCCGCATCATCACAGTCCGGCTCCCGGTCACCCTCCATCCCCAGGCGTCGCGGCTCGCCCAGCTTTCTGGACAGACGTCGCATAACGAG CCGTCGATCGCCACGCAACAAAAGACGCTAG
- the Srrm234 gene encoding serine/arginine repetitive matrix protein 2 isoform X2: MLSSEIYSNTTTSTAMAAVGATATASVATASTTTTTMAATTVQVVKPKKRRKRRKRAGHAIATTTATEKSTTNPGSNPSSPSPRPQSGESLSSVPAASANGGRKSKAPYFQHDNREYLAKYESFRLTAHTWNYAAVARKFKPLRPALASGANKTRRPAVSKRSHSDCACACQLKDPEPALEPVHRTAEHSIQKELPASRAKINIDGSVLLELLKYSSSSLLETLLGAGSAMASSARDTHQIAEAQQQKNAKLREAFNISEYFVEGSSFDSDRKAKEDLAKSVALQKELDAQRESLAAAAAAAAAGKDKETGKRYALVRTPSRERERERDRDGGDAVASGDEREHVSKSDKKKRKKRARESSASPERKKDKKKKSKKHKKESKSKKKKSRKRKHSESGRDSDKDSDEEDDSSEEDRRESKSARKKAKKDKDSFQWLSCSFKKRDKKLKKKSRARASSTDSERSNSPSRKENKSDKSRGVKASKSDEKTSQQDKATTRSRSRERRKDTKARPQESSIDSRRHRSRERSAVTPPRKEPERRERSKDRQRSKERQRSRERLRSKERLRSRERQRSKERQRSKERQRSKERQRSKSKERQRSKDRQRSKERQRSKERQRSKDRQRSTERHRSKDKKQSVDKRRDRSKDRSKEKQRSNERQRSKERPLSKDRQGVKERQRSKERQHSKERQRSKERQRSRERQRSKDRQRSKERQRSKDRQRSKERQRSRDRPAKESRPTNSPKERSPKKKDDRRQRSPSNASRKRTDDTKLSRNSRSQSPAHSPEAPPKKTVPTPAFNPFKAAEDTVNDILGTKSVMVALEQTKRQRAASSSSSDSDSSSSSSSASRTPSPKPTPKKTKKRSRTPEPKEVKKEASPKKERRRSVKRERSNSPQVVKSKNKLVDPSPKPARRRSRSSSSELRYSPAERHPERYQDIIQDKKRPSKAREAPSTKPAPVVRLRAQSDDGSDAETGVDGTALEEFQQSRREREEQQELRMLEQLKSGIAAKAKQKIRIMEKDPAKEGSEVSGSDLVTATKRNSLSEFLVANNVTALINPLTTTTPPPPLAVILPLEQRKESPAPLRDPEQELSVSVEEPLNKKRDASTPPICKTPHVAANGEAKSPTVGHKIHMHHRPPPQHLHHPPQQQQHPQHPPGKRIFHNRTLNNNPNSRHSTNNPHACGGGGVPHSNPNSSTSSGNSGSNPGMLPFLAGTPGTYNRTTNRLNHGPLLTATHYNICKNHQHSLQQQQAQHLARGLVYNSALFGHGPRHPGLLSLTGAGVGVGGQGAPLLGHPPLVRGGGGPISFNAAAAAAAVAANSISYHHHHHQHQQKPKIVIKPFKIHDPQPLVAALADSSLVDAIVSKVSTATVAAAAAAESAARRSRSRERRSRSRSKRRTSGSHHRHHSSSRSRSRYSSSSSRSGSRSSRSRSGSHSSRSSCSSHSSSGSSSSGSGSASSQSGSRSPSIPRRRGSPSFLDRRRITSRRSPRNKRR, translated from the exons ATGCTTTCCTCGGAGATCTACAGTAACACCACAACATCCACGGCTATGGCGGCAGTGGGAGCCACAGCAACTGCCTCTGTGGCCACTGCATCCACGACCACAACAACGATGGCGGCCACCACAGTGCAGGTGGTGAAGCCGAAGAAACGCCGCAAGCGTCGCAAACGCGCAGGTCACGCAAtcgccaccaccaccgccaCCGAAAAGAGCACCACCAACCCCGGCAGCAACCCAAGCAGTCCCAGTCCCCGTCCCCAATCCGGGGAAAGCCTCTCCTCCGTTCCCGCTGCCTCCGCAAACGGGGGCAGGAAGAGCAAGGCACCATACTTCCAGCACGACAACCGGGAGTACCTGGCCAAGTACGAGAGCTTCCGTTTGACCGCCCACACGTGGAACTACGCGGCGGTGGCCAGGAAGTTCAAGCCCTTGCGGCCGGCGTTGGCAAGCGGCGCCAACAAGACCAGGCGACCAGCAGTCTCCAAGAGGTCGCATTCGGATTGCGCTTGCGCCTGCCAGCTGAAAGACCCGGAGCCGGCACTCGAGCCGGTTCACCGAACAGCTGAGCACTCCATCCAGAAGGAATTGCCTGCGTCACGGGCCAAAATCAATATCGATGGCAGCGTGCTGCTCGAGCTACTCAAGTATTCCTCGAGCAGCCTGCTGGAGACACTGCTGGGAGCCGGCAGTGCGATGGCCTCAAG CGCTCGCGACACCCATCAAATAGCTGAGGCTCAGCAGCAGAAGAACGCAAAGCTGCGCGAGGCCTTTAACATATCCGAGTACTTCGTGGAGGGCAGCAGCTTCGACAGCGATCGCAAGGCAAAGGAGGACCTGGCCAAAAGCGTGGCTCTGCAAAAGGAACTGGACGCCCAGCGCGAGAGCCTCGCGGCGGCGGCAGCTGCCGCAGCAGCAGGCAAGGACAAGGAGACCGGGAAGCGCTATGCCCTAGTGCGCACTCCCTCCCGCGAACGGGAGCGGGAACGCGATCGCGATGGAGGCGATGCAGTGGCCAGCGGGGATGAGCGCGAGCATGTCTCCAAGTCGGACAAGAAGAAGCGCAAGAAGCGCGCCAGAGAGAG TTCGGCCAGTCCTGAGCGCAAGAAGGACAAGAAGAAAAAGTCGAAGAAGCACAAGAAAGAGAG TAAGTCGAAGAAGAAAAAGTCGCGTAAGCGCAAGCACAGCGAGAGTGGCCGGGATAGCGACAAGGATAGCGATGAGGAGGACGACAGCAGCGAGGAGGATCGGCGCGAGTCGAAGAGTGCCCGCAAGAAAGCCAAGAAGGACAAG GATAGCTTTCAATGGCTCTCTTGTAGTTTT AAAAAACGCGACAAGAAGCTGAAAAAGAAGTCACGCGCCCGTGCCAGCTCGACGGATTCGGAGCGCTCAAA CTCTCCATCACGGAAGGAGAACAAGTCGGACAAGTCGCGTGGGGTTAAGGCTTCCAAGTCCGATGAGAAGACTTCGCAGCAGGACAAGGCGACAACGCGCAGCCGTTCTCGAGAGCGTCGCAAGGATACAAAAGCCAGGCCGCAGGAATCCTCCATAGACAGTCGACGTCACAGGTCGAGAGAACGGTCTGCGGTTACCCCACCACGCAAGGAGCCGGAAAGGCGAGAGCGCTCAAAGGACAGGCAGAGGTCCAAGGAAAGACAGCGATCGAGGGAAAGACTGCGTTCTAAGGAAAGATTGCGGTCTAGGGAAAGACAGCGATCCAAGGAGAGACAGAGATCCAAGGAAAGACAGCGGTCCAAAGAAAGACAGCGATCCAAGTCCAAGGAAAGACAGAGAAGCAAGGATAGACAACGATCCAAGGAAAGACAGCGATCCAAGGAGAGACAGAGGTCCAAGGATAGACAAAGATCCACGGAAAGGCACAGGTCCAAGGATAAAAAACAATCGGTGGACAAAAGGCGAGACAGGTCCAAGGATCGATCAAAGGAAAAGCAGAGGTCCAACGAGAGGCAACGATCAAAAGAAAGGCCGCTATCCAAGGATAGGCAAGGAGTAAAGGAAAGGCAACGCTCCAAGGAAAGGCAACACTCCAAAGAAAGGCAACGCTCCAAGGAGAGGCAACGATCAAGGGAACGTCAACGCTCCAAGGACAGGCAACGCTCCAAGGAGCGGCAGCGCTCCAAGGACAGGCAACGCTCCAAGGAACGGCAGCGCTCCAGGGATCGCCCAGCCAAGGAATCCCGGCCCACAAACTCGCCCAAGGAGCGAAGCCCCAAAAAGAAGGACGACCGCCGTCAACGATCGCCATCCAATGCGAGCAGGAAGCGAACCGATGACACCAAGTTAAGCCGCAATTCCCGATCCCAATCGCCAGCCCATTCCCCAGAGGCGCCGCCCAAGAAGACGGTTCCGACGCCAGCCTTCAATCCCTTCAAGGCCGCCGAAGACACAGTGAACGATATTCTGGGCACAAAGTCGGTGATGGTGGCCCTGGAGCAGACCAAGCGACAGAGGGCGGCTTCCAGCTCTAGCTCGGATTCCGATAGCTCTAGTAGTAGTTCGTCTGCCTCTCGGACGCCATCACCCAAGCCCACtcccaaaaaaacaaaaaagaggAGTAGGACACCAGAGCCGAAAGAGGTAAAGAAGGAAGCTAGTCCCAAGAAAGAGCGCCGCAGGAGTGTGAAGCGGGAGCGTTCGAACTCCCCGCAGGTAGTGAAGTCAAAGAACAAGCTGGTTGATCCGAGTCCCAAACCAGCGAGGCGTCGTTCCCGCTCAAGTTCCTCGGAGTTGCGATACTCGCCTGCCGAACGGCATCCGGAGCGCTACCAGGACATTATCCAGGACAAGAAGCGGCCGTCCAAGGCTAGGGAAGCCCCATCCACGAAACCTGCACCAGTGGTCCGGTTAAGGGCACAAAGCGACGACGGAAGCGATGCCGAAACAGGAGTGGATGGCACCGCTTTGGAGGAATTCCAGCAGAGTAGGCGGGAGCGCGAGGAGCAGCAGGAACTTCGCATGCTGGAGCAGCTAAAGTCGGGGATCGCGGCCAAGGCCAAGCAGAAGATCAGGATCATGGAAAAGGACCCGGCCAAAGAGGGCAGCGAAGTAAGTGGCAGCGACCTGGTGACGGCTACTAAACGTAACTCGCTAAGCGAATTCCTTGTTGCTAACAATGTGACCGCTTTGATTAACCCACTGACAACGACCACGCCCCCTCCGCCCTTGGCGGTGATCCTGCCGCTGGAGCAGCGCAAGGAGTCGCCGGCGCCGCTGCGGGATCCGGAACAGGAGCTGTCCGTGTCTGTGGAGGAGCCGCTCAACAAGAAAAGGGACGCCAGCACACCGCCCATTTGCAAGACGCCCCACGTGGCGGCGAATGGCGAGGCCAAGAGTCCGACAGTGGGTCACAAGATCCACATGCACCACAGGCCGCCTCCACAGCACCTGCATCACccgccgcagcagcagcaacatccgCAGCATCCGCCGGGGAAGCGCATCTTCCACAACCGCACTCTGAACAATAACCCTAACAGTAGACATAGTACTAACAACCCTCATGCATGTGGTGGTGGCGGGGTCCCTCATTCGAATCCCAACAGTAGCACTAGCAGCGGAAACAGCGGCAGCAATCCGGGGATGCTGCCCTTCCTGGCCGGCACGCCGGGCACCTACAACCGCACCACCAATCGCCTCAACCACGGCCCCCTGCTGACCGCCACCCACTACAACATCTGCAAAAACCATCAGCACAgtctgcagcagcagcaggcccAACACCTGGCCCGTGGCCTGGTCTACAACTCGGCTCTCTTCGGGCACGGACCCCGGCATCCGGGACTCCTGTCCCTGACGGGAGCTGGCGTGGGCGTGGGTGGGCAGGGTGCTCCGCTGCTGGGTCATCCGCCGCTTGTCCGGGGTGGTGGCGGTCCCATTAGCTTCAATGCGGCGGCAGCGGCTGCGGCCGTGGCTGCCAATAGTATTAGCtaccatcatcatcaccatcaGCACCAACAGAAACCGAAAATCGTTATAAAACCCTTCAAAATTCACGATCCACAGCCCCTAGTCGCGGCGCTCGCGGACAGTTCGCTGGTGGACGCCATCGTCTCCAAGGTATCCACGGCCACCGTggcggcggcagcggcggcggaGAGTGCGGCTCGCAGGAGCAGGAGTCGGGAGCGCAGGAGCCGGAGTCGCAGCAAGCGGCGCACGAGCGGAAGCCATCATCGCCATCACTCCAGCAGCCGCTCGAGATC GCGGTACAGCTCATCCAGCAGTCGGAGCGGATCGCGCAGTTCCAGGTCCCGCTCCGGGTCGCACTCCTCCCGCTCCAGCTGCTCCTCGCACAGCAGCTCGGGCAGCTCCTCCTCCGGCAGCGGCTCCGCATCATCACAGTCCGGCTCCCGGTCACCCTCCATCCCCAGGCGTCGCGGCTCGCCCAGCTTTCTGGACAGACGTCGCATAACGAG CCGTCGATCGCCACGCAACAAAAGACGCTAG